One segment of Phragmites australis chromosome 13, lpPhrAust1.1, whole genome shotgun sequence DNA contains the following:
- the LOC133889312 gene encoding uncharacterized protein LOC133889312 — protein sequence MTRHLGLLGRHSVLLSAADSDESEDREEESVASWGLPEECYSGNFSETADEDGGVCSSNSSLLRGAIDRCSRGWDEVVTSQLSRRGSGLTRGQSKEKLRVEVRAASAFAAGKCSGGQDPVDSSSHGRYFEEHNLLALGTPSAPPIAGDEESCLMQLE from the exons ATGACCCGCCACTTGGGGTTGCTCGGACGCCACTCTGTGCTCCTCTCGGCGGCGGACTCTGATGAGTCGGAGGACAGGGAGGAGGAAAGCGTCGCATCGTGGGGGTTGCCTGAGGAGTGCTACAGTGGCAACTTCTCCGAGACCGCCGACGAGGATGGGGGCGTGTGCTCCAGCAACTCCAGCCTGCTACGGGGGGCCATTGACCGGTGTAGCAGAGGGTGGGATGAGGTGGTCACGTCGCAGCTGAGCAGGAGGGGCAGCGGGCTTACGCGGGGCCAATCCAAGGAGAAGTTGCGGGTTGAGGTGCGAGCGGCGAGCGCGTTCGCCGCTGGGAAGTGCTCCGGTGGCCAAGATCCCGTGGATTCGAGCTCCCAT GGACGCTATTTTGAGGAGCATAATCTTCTGGCTTTGGGGACACCCAGTGCCCCTCCAATTGCAGGGGATGAGGAGTCATGTTTGATGCAATTG GAATAG